The genomic DNA CTGAGCGAGCAGTCCGTCGGGATCCCAACGGGGCTCGACCGCGGACAGGACCTGTCGCTCCTCGAGATCGGCGTACAGCGCCGCCTCGAGGTCGTCAGCCGACACGTCGAGCGATTCGCTCGCCCGGATGTGTGCCATCGCGCGCTCGTCCTCGGTGACGACGTCGACCGCCTCGGCGGCCTCGAAGGCGGCCCGACGGGCGCGTTCGGGCTCGATCACCGCGTCGGTCTCGAACGTCGCCTCCCGTTCGACCAGCGCCGCGAGGCCACGGACGAGTTTGAAATCGTCGGCCTCGCGCTCGAGTCTAGTGAGTGCGTCCTCGAGTGTCGCCCGCGGCTCGCCGACGTGGCCCTGATAGGTCCCGATGACACGGGCAGCGAGCGGTCGATGCTCGCGACCGGCGAACTGGGGATGATAGCCGCCACCGGCCCGCGAGACGCGCAACAGGTCCTTCGTCAGCATCGGTCTCGAGTCGGGGCGGCGGCGGCAAAAGTGACCCGGACGGCGGCGTCTCGCAGCCGGTTCTCAGGGACGCGCCTCAGCCGCCGGGATTACGGTGACTCCGGTCCAACGGCTCGGTATGGACGATTCGGGCCTCCGGATCGCGTACGAAACCCACGACGGTGTCAGGGAACTGATCGAGCGGCTCGTATACACGCTCGAGGGGATCAGCCTCGCATTCGACTGGTGGGACGAGGAGTACGTCAGCGGGCCCGGCCTGTATTTCGCCGTCGTCACTGGGCCGTCAGTCGCCGACTTCGCGGATCCGATGGGACGCAACCGCTGGCCGACCGACCGCTGTCGGGAAGTCCATCGAGATTTAGACAGCTTCTTCGAGACGGCGCGAGAGGTGGCGATAACCTGTGATGGCGGGATCGTCGTCAGCGTCGACGGCGTCATCCAGGAACAGCTGGTCCGATTTCGCGATCTCACGCCCGACGAGCTCGCGGATGCAACCGAGTCGGTGGAGTACAAAGACTGGATGGGCGCCCGTCACATGAGTGCGCTGGACACCTCACGGCGACCAAACGTGGTCGCGACGGCGACGCTCAGCGAGGAGACCGGTCGCGTGACGCGCTTCCAGCGTGGGTCCTTTCAGACGTTCGAACGGGCCGCCCTCGGTGGAGAGTGGAACGTGGTGGGGTACGACTAGTCGTGGGCCGCTCGAGAAACCCTCTAGAAGCCACTGAATGTAAGTGTGTAAACCGTTTCAGTTGTTACTATATTAGCGCCGTCTGTCGGCGACACGCTCTTCCCCAGTCCCCTCGCTCACCACTTCGTAGAGCAGCGCACGGTTGCCATCTGTTGTCGGTCGCAAGATCCGCCCGAGTCGCTGCGTGAACTCCCGCTCGCTCCCGCTGCCCGAGAGGACGACCGCGACGTTCGCGTCGGGGACATCGACCCCCTCGTCCAACACGTTCGAGGTCGCGATCCGGGTGTACGTCCCCTCGCGAAAGCGCTCCAAGATTTCCCGTCGCTCCGTCGCGCCCGTCTGATGGGTGATCGTCGGAATCAAAAACCGCTCGCTGACCTCGTACGCGAGGTCGTTGTGGGCCGTAAAGACGATAATTCGCTCATCGCGATGATCGTCGAGGACATCGGCGAGCGCCTCGAGTTTGGCGTCACTACCGAGCATGATCTCGCGTGCGCGCTGGCGCGCGAGCAGCGCTTCGCGGGCGTCGGAGTCGTTGCCGGAGCGTTTGACCAACTCCTGATAATCCGATCCGCTCTGCATGTTGATGCCCGATTTCGCGAGATAGCTGGTGAACACGTCCTGATTTCGCTCGTATTCCTCGCGTTCCTCGGGCGTCAGCGACACTTCGAGTCGCTTGATATCGTACTCGGCGAGGTGGTCGCCGGCAAGCGAATCCACGTCGACACGGTTGACCAGCGGACCGACGACCTCCTCGAGTACCTCGTGTGCGCCGTCGGGGCGCTCGAAGGTCGCGGTCAGTCCCAACCGGGCGGGTGCGGCCAGCAGGCGTGCGATCTCGCGGTAGCCCTTGCCGCCGAGGTGATGGACCTCGTCGAAGACCACGAAGCCGAAGCGGTCGCCCACCGAATCGGCCTTGAGATACGCCGAGTCGTACGTCGAAACGGTGATCGGCTCGAGGCGTTGTTCGCCGCCGCCGAAGCGACCGATCTCTCCACCGAATTCGCGTTCGAGTTCGCGCTGCCACTGCTCGAGGAGGTCGATCGTCGGCACGACAACCAGTGTCGGGACCGCGAGCCGTTCGATCGCCTTCAGCGCGATGACGGTCTTGCCGCTGCCGGTCGGCAGTTCGAGAACGCCGGCAGGCGCTTGCCCGAGCGACTGGGGGATCGACCCGTCAGCCCAGCGGTCGGTCTCGAGCCAGGCCTCGAGCGCCGTCTGCTGATAGTCGCGGAGTTCGTACGCCGATGCGAGGGGAGCTATCGGCTCGAGTTCGAGGACGTGATCGTCGATCGAGGTCGTCGTCCCATCGGTCGTCGTCCCATCTAGTGCAGCCCGCACCTCGGCATAGTGGGCCGCAGGGAGCCGCCAGCCACCAGTTCGCCGGTCTGTCTCGAGATTGGGAACAGCCGCGCGGAGCGACGACGGCGATCGAGACGACTGCTCGAGTCCATCGATTCGGACTGTTCCGTCCTCGTAACGGAGTTCGATTGCCGTGGCATCGTCCGCCGAAGCCCGCGTCACGGAACACACTCGGGGCAGGAGACACATATACGGTCGGGTGTTCAGTGGCTGTGCTCCCGCCGTTTCGGTCACAAACTGGCTGCGTTGGGGGTTTCGATAGCTATAGAAACCGACGCCGTTGGACAGAACTCGTTTCCAATCGACGTTACACCGATCGCCACCCGGCAGAATATTAATGCAGACGGCGTTCGAATAGAGGTAGATAATATTGTATTTACAGTGGGTAGACAGTTCGTACTTATCAGAGTGATAGTTTTTGGTACAGTCTGTGATGCGGGGGGAAGGAAAAAACGCGCAGTCTGAGATCGAGTTCTCCTGGATCGACCCGGATGGGTTGTCATCGGCTGGTGGGCCACCGACACACTCACCGCACACGATCGATCTGGAGTTCGAGTGGTACCAACTCTGTCATGGCTGTGGGGAACGGAAGTGGTTCAGCGCGTTGATCTGTGACGAGTGTCGGGAGCAACACGACGTGTAGGCACGGACGGAACACGGTAATCGGGTACCTCAACCCTTTTATTACCGCTGTTCGTTGACTGCCATATGAGCGAAGACGAGGGCACGAATGCGTCAGCCCAGGGTGTCCCGTCCGAGGAGCAATCCGACGACGGCGAGACGGCCGACGTCGATCCCGAGACAGCGACCACTGGTGACTCGGAGTCGACAGCCGAATCGGTCGACTCGGAGTCGACATCGGCGACTGCAGGGGCCGACTCGAGCGCGGAGACGACCAATGGGACGACGCCAGCGGAGCCCGAGACCGAAACGACCGACGAAGACGGAATCGGTGGGGCTCCCGAGACGAGCGAGGATATCCAGCGCCTCCTCGACCGACTCACCGAATACGACGACGAGCTGGCCCACAAGGTCACCTCGATCGTCGACGAAGCCCGCGAGCTAAACGGGACGGTCTCGAACCAGCGCGAAGAACTCGAGGACCTCGCAGAACGCATCGAATCGCAGGCCGAAACGATCGACGAGCTTCAGGGCGAGCTCGAGGAGTACGAAGCAGCCATCGCGGAGCGCGACGAGCAGATTGAGGACCTGAAGAGTCGGCTCAAACGCAAGCAGGCGGACTTCCAGAACTACAAGAAACGGGCCAAAAAGCGCCAACAGCAGATCAAAGACCGCGCCACCGAGGACCTCGTCGAGCGACTCATCGGCGTCCGCGATAACCTCAAACGCGCCCTCGAGGAGGACAGCGGCGACGCCGAGAGCCTCCAGCAGGGCGTCGAGATGACGCTGCGGGAGTTCGATCGCATCCTCGAAGACGAGAACGTCTCCGAGATCGATCCCGAGCCCGGCACCGAGACCGATCCACAGCGCCACGAGGTCATGATGAAAATCGACAGCGCCCAGCCCGAAGGAACCATCGCCGACGTTTACACCCCCGGCTACGAGATGGGCGAGAAGGTCATCCAGAACGCCCAGGTGACCGTCTCGAACGGCGAACTCGAGGAGGAAGCGACCGACGAGTCGGCCAGTGACGGCGCTGCTGATGACGATGTCGACGCTGGCGCTGACGACGCGCAGTCCGACGCTGCCGACGCGGCCACGGACGAGGAGGACGACGACGCGATCGAGTTAGGCGGCGAGGTCGCCAGTGACGACCCCGATAAGGGAAGCGAGGACACGGCTGGCGCAGCCACCGCGGACGAGTAAGCCACGCACTGGACGACCGGGCATACGATCGTTCACATCCCTGTCGGCTCGAGACGACCGTTTTTACTGCAGCCAAACTACGGGAATTCGACGTGTGAGTGGCTACAGCCACGTTTTATTCGCAGCCCGCTCGTTCCTAGTAACCTTTAAAACAAAGTGCGCACAATAGCCGTCCACGATGGCGAGCAACAAGATTCTCGGAATCGACCTTGGGACGACGAACAGCGCGTTCGCGGTAATGGAAGGTGGCGATCCGGAGATCATCGTCAACGCTGAGGGTGAACGGACGACACCCTCGGTCGTCGCGTTTACCGACGACGACGAACGGCTCGTCGGCAAACCGGCGAAGAATCAGGCGATCCAGAACCCCGAAAAGACGATCGCCTCGATCAAGCGCCACATCGGCGAAGACGACTATACAGTCGAGATCGAGGGCGAAGAGTACACGCCCGAAGAGATTTCGGCGAAGATCCTCCAGAAGATCAAACGCGACGCCGAGGACTATCTGGGCGACGAGGTCGAAAAGGCCGTCATCACGGTCCCCGCGTACTTCTCGGACCGACAGCGCCAGGCGACCAAAGACGCCGGCGAGATCGCCGGCTTCGAGGTCGAGCGCATCATCAACGAGCCGACCGCCGCGTCGATGGCCTACGGCCTCGAGGACGACTCCGACCAGACTGTCCTCGTCTACGACCTCGGCGGTGGCACGTTCGACGTCTCGATTCTCGATCTCGGCGGCGGCGTCTACGAGGTCGTCGCGACCAACGGTGACAACGACCTCGGTGGCGACGACTGGGACGAAGCCATCATCGACTGGCTCGCCGACAACTTCGAGGACGAACACGGCATCGACCTCCGCGAGGACCGTCAGGCCCTCCAGCGGCTCAAAGACGCCGCCGAAGAGGCCAAGATCGAACTCTCCTCGCGCAAAGAGACCGAGATCAACCTGCCGTTCATCACGGCGACCGACGACGGCCCGATCCACCTCGAAGAATCGATGACGCGGGCCAAGTTCGAGTCGCTCACGCAGGACCTGATCGATCGCACGGTCGAACCGACCGAGCAGGCACTCGAGGACGCTGGCTACGACAAAGACGACATTGACGAAGTCCTCCTCGTTGGCGGATCGACCCGGATGCCACAGGTCTCCGACAAGGTCGAGGAACTCATCGGCGAGGAACCCCAGAAGAACGTCAACCCCGACGAAGCCGTCGCACTGGGCGCGGCGATTCAGGGCGGCGTCCTCGGCGGCGAGGTCGACGACATCGTCCTGCTCGACGTTACGCCACTCTCGCTTGGTATCGAGGTCAAGGGTGGTCTCTTCGAGCGGCTCATCGAGAAGAACACGACGATCCCGACCGAGGAGTCGAAGATCTTCACCACCGCGGCGGACAACCAGACGACGGTGCAGGTCCGCGTCTTCCAGGGCGAGCGCGAGTTGGCCGCCGAAAACGAACTGCTCGGCGAGTTCCACCTGACCGGCATTCCGCCAGCCCCTGCAGGGACGCCACAGATCGAAGTCACGTTCTCGATCGACGAGAACGGCATCGTCAACGTCTCGGCCGAAGACAAAGGCAGCGGCACCACCGAGGAGATCACCATCGAGGGCGGTGCCGGCCTCTCCGACGCCGAAATCGAGGAAATGCAGCGCGAAGCCGAGCAACACGCCGAGGAGGACCAGCAAAAGCGCCAGCGCATCGAGGCCCGCAACACCGCAGAGGCCACGATCCAGCGCGCCGAGACGCTGCTCGAGGAGAACGACGAGCAGGTCGACGACGACCTCCGTGCTGACATCGAGGCCGCGATCGAGGAACTCGAGGAGACGGTCGATGACAGCGACGCTGACGCTGAGGACATCGAGGCGGCGACCGAAACCCTGAGCAAGGAGCTACAGGAGATCGGCAAGCAGATCTATCAGGAAGCCGGTGCCGCGGGTGCTGGCGGCGCTGCCGGCGGTGCAGCAGGTGCAGGCGCTGGCGGTGCAGGCATGGGCGGCATGGGCGGCGGCCCGAACCCCGGCCCCGACGCCGGCGCGGGCGCTGCCGATGACGACGAGGAGTACGTCGACGCCGACTTCGAGGACGTCAGCTTCGACGAGGACGAAGACGACGAGTAACGAGAACGGCTCGCCGGCGGTTCCGTGAACCGCTATTTCTTGTTTTAGCCAGGCGCTCGTGGGAACGTTCGTTTCAAGTGTCTCAACCGACTATCGGTGGAACAACGAATGAGCGAGGACTTCTACGACGTTCTCGGCGTGAGCCCCGACGCGTCTGCCGAGGAAATCAAACAGGCGTATCGGACGAAGGCCACCGAGTATCATCCCGACGTCAGCGACGACCCTGACGCCGAGGAGAAGTTCAAGAAAATCCAGAAGGCAAAGCAAGTTTTGACCGACGAGGAAAAGCGCCAGGCCTACGACCAGATGGGCCACGACCGCTACGAGCAAGCCGAGAAACACGGCTTCGACGCCAGCGACGCGGGCGGTGCCGGCGGCATGGGCGGCGGCCCGTTCGGCGGCATGGGTGGTATGGGCGGTGGTGGCATGGGTGGCGGCGGCCTCGGCGACCTCTTCGAACAGGTCTTCGGCGGCGGTGGTGGCGGTCGCGGTCGCCGTCGCCCCCGGAAGGGTCGAGACCTGCGAACCGAACTCGAGATCGACCTTGAGGAGGCCTACCATGGGGCCGAAAAGCAGTTGACCGTCGAACGGCCCGAAGAGTGTGAGGTCTGTGACGGGGCGGGACATCCGCCGGAGGCCGACGCTGAGACCTGTCAGGAGTGTCAGGGCCGCGGGCAGGTGACGCAGGTTCAGCAGACGCCGCTGGGTCGCGTCCAGCAGGCGACGACCTGTCCCCGGTGTGACGGCGAGGGGACGATCTACTCCGAGACCTGCGATGAGTGTCGCGGCGAGGGCTACGTCCGCAGCGAGGCGACGCTGACCGTCGAGGTCCCGCCGGGCATCCAAGACGGCCAGACGCTGCGGATGGAAGGCGAGGGCGCGCCCAGTCCCGAAGGCGGTCGCCACGGTGACTTGCTGATCGACATTTCGATCCGTGAGCACGAACAGTTCGAACGCGAAGGCGACGACCTGCGCTACCGGCTGCCGATCTCGTTCCCGCAGGCGACCTTCGGTGACACCGTCTCCGTGCCGACGCTCGACGGTGCTGTCGAGTTCGAGATCCCCGAGGGCACCCAGAGCGGCGAGACGTTCCGTCTCGAGG from Natrinema sp. HArc-T2 includes the following:
- the grpE gene encoding nucleotide exchange factor GrpE encodes the protein MSEDEGTNASAQGVPSEEQSDDGETADVDPETATTGDSESTAESVDSESTSATAGADSSAETTNGTTPAEPETETTDEDGIGGAPETSEDIQRLLDRLTEYDDELAHKVTSIVDEARELNGTVSNQREELEDLAERIESQAETIDELQGELEEYEAAIAERDEQIEDLKSRLKRKQADFQNYKKRAKKRQQQIKDRATEDLVERLIGVRDNLKRALEEDSGDAESLQQGVEMTLREFDRILEDENVSEIDPEPGTETDPQRHEVMMKIDSAQPEGTIADVYTPGYEMGEKVIQNAQVTVSNGELEEEATDESASDGAADDDVDAGADDAQSDAADAATDEEDDDAIELGGEVASDDPDKGSEDTAGAATADE
- the dnaK gene encoding molecular chaperone DnaK → MASNKILGIDLGTTNSAFAVMEGGDPEIIVNAEGERTTPSVVAFTDDDERLVGKPAKNQAIQNPEKTIASIKRHIGEDDYTVEIEGEEYTPEEISAKILQKIKRDAEDYLGDEVEKAVITVPAYFSDRQRQATKDAGEIAGFEVERIINEPTAASMAYGLEDDSDQTVLVYDLGGGTFDVSILDLGGGVYEVVATNGDNDLGGDDWDEAIIDWLADNFEDEHGIDLREDRQALQRLKDAAEEAKIELSSRKETEINLPFITATDDGPIHLEESMTRAKFESLTQDLIDRTVEPTEQALEDAGYDKDDIDEVLLVGGSTRMPQVSDKVEELIGEEPQKNVNPDEAVALGAAIQGGVLGGEVDDIVLLDVTPLSLGIEVKGGLFERLIEKNTTIPTEESKIFTTAADNQTTVQVRVFQGERELAAENELLGEFHLTGIPPAPAGTPQIEVTFSIDENGIVNVSAEDKGSGTTEEITIEGGAGLSDAEIEEMQREAEQHAEEDQQKRQRIEARNTAEATIQRAETLLEENDEQVDDDLRADIEAAIEELEETVDDSDADAEDIEAATETLSKELQEIGKQIYQEAGAAGAGGAAGGAAGAGAGGAGMGGMGGGPNPGPDAGAGAADDDEEYVDADFEDVSFDEDEDDE
- a CDS encoding DEAD/DEAH box helicase, translated to MCLLPRVCSVTRASADDATAIELRYEDGTVRIDGLEQSSRSPSSLRAAVPNLETDRRTGGWRLPAAHYAEVRAALDGTTTDGTTTSIDDHVLELEPIAPLASAYELRDYQQTALEAWLETDRWADGSIPQSLGQAPAGVLELPTGSGKTVIALKAIERLAVPTLVVVPTIDLLEQWQRELEREFGGEIGRFGGGEQRLEPITVSTYDSAYLKADSVGDRFGFVVFDEVHHLGGKGYREIARLLAAPARLGLTATFERPDGAHEVLEEVVGPLVNRVDVDSLAGDHLAEYDIKRLEVSLTPEEREEYERNQDVFTSYLAKSGINMQSGSDYQELVKRSGNDSDAREALLARQRAREIMLGSDAKLEALADVLDDHRDERIIVFTAHNDLAYEVSERFLIPTITHQTGATERREILERFREGTYTRIATSNVLDEGVDVPDANVAVVLSGSGSEREFTQRLGRILRPTTDGNRALLYEVVSEGTGEERVADRRR
- the dnaJ gene encoding molecular chaperone DnaJ, with translation MSEDFYDVLGVSPDASAEEIKQAYRTKATEYHPDVSDDPDAEEKFKKIQKAKQVLTDEEKRQAYDQMGHDRYEQAEKHGFDASDAGGAGGMGGGPFGGMGGMGGGGMGGGGLGDLFEQVFGGGGGGRGRRRPRKGRDLRTELEIDLEEAYHGAEKQLTVERPEECEVCDGAGHPPEADAETCQECQGRGQVTQVQQTPLGRVQQATTCPRCDGEGTIYSETCDECRGEGYVRSEATLTVEVPPGIQDGQTLRMEGEGAPSPEGGRHGDLLIDISIREHEQFEREGDDLRYRLPISFPQATFGDTVSVPTLDGAVEFEIPEGTQSGETFRLEGKGMPRLRGRGQGDLYVQVQVVTPDSLNEDQREALEAFAEAGGDEIEVKEGFFEKIKRAF